DNA sequence from the Pseudomonas tritici genome:
CTGCGCGCCTTGATTGCCCGCATCGAAAACGAAAAGAAAGCGCGTCAGCGCAGCAAACTCTCCGATCTGGAATAACCACCATGATGATGGCCCTCGGCATGTTCGTGTTCAGCCTCCACACCGCCGCTTATCAGGAACTGCAACGCCAAACCGATTGGCGCCACGCCAGCAACAACCGCATCGGTGCAGCCCCCGCGCGGCAATTCGTTGGCCGTGGCGAAGACGCCATCACACTCCCCGGCATCCTTTTCCCCGAACTGGCCGGCACAGCCCTCAGCCTCGACTCGCTACGCCTGATGGCAAACACTGGCAAGGCGTGGCCCATGGTCGAGGGCACCGGGCGGATCTACGGCCTGTGGGTGATCGAAAGCCTCAGCGAAACCAGGACCATATTTTTCCCCGACGGCACGGCACGACGCATTGAGTTCACCCTGAGCCTTAAGCGTACCGACAATGACCGTATCGACCTGCTCGGCGCCGGTACCAGCATCGGCGTCAACATCCTGCGGGGCCTACTGTGATCGAGCCTATAATTGCCAAGGTCACAGGCTATCTGCGCAACACTGCAGAGCGCTACGTCCGTGACGCTGCCTATCCGGTGCCGGCCTTCCGGCTCGCCGTCGACGGCCTGGACATCGCACAAATCATCAGTCCAAGGCTGATGAGCCTGGAGCTGACCGACAACCGCGGCGTCGAGGCCGACCAACTCAGCATCACCCTCAGCGACCATGACGGCTTGCTGACGATTCCGCCGAAGGGTGCAGTGATCCGGTTGTGGTTGGGCTGGAGCGACACAGGCCTGGTGGACAAAGGCACCTATACCGTCGACGAAACCGAACATAGCGGTGCGCCCGACGTGCTCAGCATCCGCGCTCGATCGGCAGACCTGCGCAAGGGCCTCAAAACCAAACGCGAACGCAGCTGGAGCAACACCACCCTCGGCGACGTCCTGGGTGATATCGCCATCGGCAACGGCCTAACCTCCACCATCGCCGGCGCGCTGGACGGCCTGCCCATCCTACAACTGGACCAGGCCAACGAATCCGACGCCAACCTGATCAGCCGACTGGGTGAAGAATTCGACGCGGTGGCCAGCGTGAAAGCCGGTTGCCTGCTGTGCTTGCCGGCGGGTGGTGGCAAGACCGCCAGTGGCATGGATCTGCCGCACATCACGCTCACCCGCGCAGACGGTGACCAGCACCGTTACCTGCAGGCCGACCGAGACAGCTACGACGGCGTGCGCGCCTATTACTACGACGTCAACAGCGCCAAGAAACAGGAGGCCATTGCCGGCGGCGGTGACAACCTCAAGGATCTGCGCCACACGTACAGCGATCAGCAGTCAGCCTTGCGTGCTGCCCGCGCTGAGTTCCGGCGCCTGCAACGCGGCAGCGCCACGCTCAGTTACACCCTGGCCATGGGGCGGCCGGATCTGATCCCCGAGCTGACGTACACGCTCCAGGGCGTGAAGGCGGAAATTGACGAGATCATTTGGTACGGCGGGAATGTGCAACACAGCCTCACTGACAGCGGCGGATATACGGTGAGCCTGGAGCTGGAGAGCAAGTTGCCAGAGGACAATGTTGAAGACCTGGCGGAAGAGAACAGGGGCGATTACACGGGGATTATCGCGTA
Encoded proteins:
- a CDS encoding phage tail protein; the protein is MMMALGMFVFSLHTAAYQELQRQTDWRHASNNRIGAAPARQFVGRGEDAITLPGILFPELAGTALSLDSLRLMANTGKAWPMVEGTGRIYGLWVIESLSETRTIFFPDGTARRIEFTLSLKRTDNDRIDLLGAGTSIGVNILRGLL
- a CDS encoding phage late control D family protein, with amino-acid sequence MIEPIIAKVTGYLRNTAERYVRDAAYPVPAFRLAVDGLDIAQIISPRLMSLELTDNRGVEADQLSITLSDHDGLLTIPPKGAVIRLWLGWSDTGLVDKGTYTVDETEHSGAPDVLSIRARSADLRKGLKTKRERSWSNTTLGDVLGDIAIGNGLTSTIAGALDGLPILQLDQANESDANLISRLGEEFDAVASVKAGCLLCLPAGGGKTASGMDLPHITLTRADGDQHRYLQADRDSYDGVRAYYYDVNSAKKQEAIAGGGDNLKDLRHTYSDQQSALRAARAEFRRLQRGSATLSYTLAMGRPDLIPELTYTLQGVKAEIDEIIWYGGNVQHSLTDSGGYTVSLELESKLPEDNVEDLAEENRGDYTGIIAYYRDQKTGKEKTITAGNQAKPRRLRWLYASEKTAKRAVDREWSRMQSYKR